One window from the genome of Synechococcus sp. PROS-7-1 encodes:
- a CDS encoding carotenoid oxygenase family protein encodes MTVAPAVDRFERSEWASAFRNVEQELTDVPLTPVRGAIPADLLGTLYRNGPGRLERNGQRVHHPFDGDGMITALRFEEGTLALRNRFVRTAGWQEEEAAGKVLYRGVFGSQKPGGPLANAFDLRLKNIANTGVVQLGDQLLALWEAAEPHALDPRTLETHGISLLGGVLKKGEAFSAHPRFDPGHHDRPRMVTFGVKTGPRSTIRLMEFATETDAAAGITAGDLLCERKDSFNGFAFLHDFAITPNWAVFLQNAIAFNPLPFVLGQKGAAQCLQSKPDGQAKFWLIPRESGAFAGQPPRIVDAPDGFVFHHLNAWEDDGDVVVESIYYSDFPSVGPEMDFTAVDFDLIPEGLLEQCRINLERGEVKTTRLSERCCEFAMVNPDKEGLPCRYAWMAAAAREQGNDPLQVIKKLDLSNGERRIWSAAPHGFVSEPLMVPRPGATAEDDGWILELVWNGAREGSDLVILDAADLKEVAVIELPLAIPHGLHGSWVDAR; translated from the coding sequence GTGACCGTCGCTCCCGCCGTTGACCGTTTCGAACGGTCGGAATGGGCTAGTGCCTTTCGCAATGTGGAGCAGGAGCTCACCGATGTGCCTCTGACCCCGGTGCGCGGCGCCATCCCTGCCGACTTGTTGGGAACCTTGTACCGCAACGGTCCCGGTCGGCTCGAGCGCAACGGCCAACGGGTGCATCACCCTTTTGATGGCGACGGGATGATCACGGCCCTTCGCTTTGAAGAGGGCACGCTTGCCTTGCGCAATCGCTTTGTGCGAACGGCCGGTTGGCAGGAAGAGGAAGCTGCGGGAAAGGTGCTGTATCGCGGTGTATTCGGCAGTCAGAAGCCCGGTGGGCCCCTGGCGAATGCCTTTGATCTTCGCCTGAAAAACATTGCGAACACCGGGGTGGTGCAGCTGGGCGATCAGTTGTTGGCGCTCTGGGAGGCGGCGGAACCGCACGCGCTTGATCCCCGCACCCTTGAAACCCATGGCATCAGCCTTCTCGGAGGAGTGCTCAAGAAAGGTGAGGCCTTCAGTGCGCACCCCCGCTTCGATCCCGGCCATCACGACCGTCCGCGCATGGTGACCTTCGGGGTCAAAACCGGACCACGCAGCACCATCCGCTTAATGGAGTTCGCCACCGAAACCGATGCTGCTGCGGGCATCACAGCTGGCGACCTTCTCTGTGAACGCAAAGACAGTTTCAACGGCTTTGCCTTTCTCCACGATTTTGCGATCACACCCAACTGGGCAGTGTTTCTTCAGAACGCCATCGCCTTCAATCCCCTGCCATTCGTACTCGGCCAGAAGGGGGCTGCTCAGTGTCTGCAGTCGAAGCCGGATGGTCAGGCCAAGTTCTGGTTGATTCCGCGAGAAAGCGGTGCCTTTGCAGGGCAGCCGCCTCGCATTGTGGATGCCCCGGACGGTTTTGTGTTCCATCACCTCAACGCTTGGGAAGACGACGGCGATGTGGTGGTGGAAAGCATCTATTACAGCGACTTCCCCTCCGTCGGCCCAGAGATGGACTTCACTGCAGTGGATTTCGATCTGATTCCAGAAGGCCTGCTGGAGCAATGCCGTATCAACTTGGAACGTGGGGAGGTGAAGACCACGCGCCTGAGCGAACGCTGCTGCGAATTCGCCATGGTGAATCCTGATAAGGAAGGTCTCCCTTGCCGCTATGCCTGGATGGCCGCCGCCGCCCGGGAGCAGGGCAATGATCCCCTGCAGGTGATCAAGAAGCTGGACCTCAGTAACGGGGAACGCCGGATCTGGAGTGCCGCACCCCATGGTTTCGTCAGCGAACCGCTGATGGTTCCCAGGCCCGGTGCCACCGCTGAGGACGATGGCTGGATCCTGGAACTGGTCTGGAATGGGGCCCGGGAAGGATCCGACTTGGTGATTCTTGATGCGGCCGATCTCAAGGAGGTTGCTGTGATTGAGCTGCCTCTGGCGATTCCCCATGGGCTGCACGGCAGCTGGGTTGACGCCCGATGA
- the hisB gene encoding imidazoleglycerol-phosphate dehydratase HisB, whose product MSMRTGEIHRVTGETDVQVRLNLDGSGQCQVSTGVAFLDHMLHQISSHGLIDLEISAQGDTHIDDHHTNEDVGIAVGQALAQALGDRRGIHRFGHFLAPLDEALVQVALDCSGRPHLSYSLSIPSQKIGTYDTELVKEFFVAVVNNSGLTLHIRQLDGANSHHIVEACFKAFARALRQATEIDPRRADAVPSSKGVLEQAGMN is encoded by the coding sequence ATGAGTATGCGTACAGGTGAAATCCACCGGGTCACCGGAGAAACCGATGTGCAGGTGCGCCTGAACCTCGATGGCAGCGGTCAGTGCCAGGTCAGCACCGGAGTGGCCTTTCTCGATCACATGCTCCATCAGATCAGCAGCCATGGCCTGATCGATCTGGAGATCAGCGCGCAAGGCGATACGCACATTGATGATCACCACACCAATGAAGACGTGGGCATCGCCGTGGGCCAGGCCCTGGCTCAGGCGCTCGGAGATCGCCGCGGCATTCATCGCTTTGGCCATTTCCTTGCGCCTCTCGATGAGGCCTTGGTGCAGGTGGCGTTGGACTGCTCTGGTCGTCCGCACCTGAGTTACAGCCTCAGCATTCCCAGCCAGAAAATCGGCACTTACGACACTGAGCTGGTGAAGGAGTTCTTCGTGGCTGTGGTGAACAACAGTGGACTCACTCTGCACATCCGCCAGCTCGATGGCGCCAATTCCCACCACATCGTGGAGGCTTGTTTCAAAGCCTTCGCCAGAGCGCTGCGCCAGGCCACAGAGATCGACCCACGCAGAGCCGATGCGGTGCCAAGCAGTAAGGGGGTACTGGAGCAGGCCGGAATGAATTGA